The genomic DNA GGCGTAAAACCGGGCTGCTGGGCCATCGATTTTTGACGCACCTCGCGAATCTTCAGCTGCAGGCTCTGCTTGTTAGGAAATATGTCGCTGTGCGCCAGCTAGGGTGGTTTGGAAATGCATGGTAGGATTAGCATACCGTTCTCGCACCGGGCGCCCATTCCCTTTAcgccccccccctcccccctcccttACCTGAAAGCTATTTGTAGCGTGCGTCGAGGGAAACATCCCGTGTTCGTTGAACAGCTGCACCACCAGGTTGCGTCGCTGCTCGAGTATCTTCCGATGGCCCTTCTCTTCCGCCGAGTTGACCGATCGCTGCGATGGCGTTTTGGGCGTCCGAGGCGAACGGTCGTCAGCACCCGcgccaccacccaccaccgtCCCGCTTCCACCAACAGACGCCCCTCCTCCCGAGCGTCCCATTTCAGCCGACAGTTCTGCGGAACAGAAAACGGTTATAAATGCTTTCTCCTGCCTGTGGCACGCCTGTCCTTCACATGCCGCAGCATGCCTTATTACCCTTGTACTGTTCCATGTTGAAATCGGGCCCGAAAAACCGATTCCCGATCACGTACGAGCTGGACGGGGTGGCCGTGCTGGAAAGCGGCGGAACGCTACCATCCGAATGCAGATTGCTGTGCTGCTCATCATCCGGCACTAGAATGGAACCGAATCAGCAAACTTTTTAGAATACTCTTACGAGAAAAAACAGCAGCTAAACAGCAGCACACTTACGCGTTTTGTGAGTCGTGGTTTGCTTTTTGCGATAGTTTTGCGTAAACACACGGGGCGAGGACGCCATGATGGCACTGGGCGAGTGACAATCTTCCGGCTTAAACTGGGGTAGTGTTTTAAACTTTTTCTCAAAGTCAACCTGTCTCAGCACGCTGGTGAAAgggagggggagagagagagagaaaaaggcgAAATGAGAGTCATTTATCCGATTGCTGGCACACCGATTTGCCACAACCCCGTGCACTTACTTGTCCATATCATCCGGCTTCGCCTTGCGGAAGAACGCTTTCTTGGCGGCGGACGGCGAAATCTGGCTGTGGTATTCCTCCATCGAAGCGGACGTCGGTGTGGGCAAAGCGGACGGCATCGACgcgtgttgctgctgatggtgcggATGGTGATTGGTCTGCCCGTTCGACGACGATTGCCGCCCGGCCGCATCGTCTGCCCCGCCGTCATCGTCCATCGGTGTTGTCTGCTGTTGAGCGATACTGTTGCCACTCAGTGGGGGTGGCGGCtgcggctgcggctgctgctggtccgaCTGCATCATGCCACtgttactgttgctgttgctgttacaACCGCCGCTGCTCATCTGGCGCCGCTGCAGTGGGGCACGACCCAACTGCGCCGGTGTCGGCGCCAGGATGAACTTCTTGCTCTCCGGCGGAGGACCTCCGCCTGCTCCATCGGCACCGGCGtcccccccaccaccaccatcgccgtCAGCATAATCTTCCTCCATGTCTTCCTCACGCGAGGGGTCCGTTTCCGTTGCACTGTTAGCGGAGCTGCCCGGTGTAGCGGCGGCAACCATAACGACATCGCTTTGGTGACTGCTGTTGGCGTTGCTACTGCCGTACGAGGAAccgctgttggtggtggtgctgctggaaACGGGTGTTACAGGCAGGAAATGTTTCGCACCTGGCGATTCGGGAGGTTCTTGCTTGATCGTTGCATACTGATGCTGCTGGTTGTGGTGCGCCTGGGACGGTTGCATTTGCGCCGTGGGGTAGCCCTGTGTCGTGGAGATGAGAAGATTCGGTATCTTGCCTTGGATCAAATATTGTATGGGAAAGgaggtggtagtggtggtggtggtggtcgtcatGGTACCGGCGGCAGCATTACCCCCATCCCCCTTAGCCGCCACCATTGCTGCCGACGGTTTGATTAGCATACTCGACGAACAGGATGATATGGTTGTGGTGGAAcatgatgaagaagaagaggagcaAGTGGATGATGAAGAAGATGGCGGCGGTACTGTTGCCGGAAGGATGTTTGTTAGTTGCCGTTGGGCTGCCGTCGCCGGCTGGATCGTTCCATTGCTGCTGGCGGCGGCCTGCTGCCGCAAAGCACCAGCGATTGTTGATGAGCAAGATGCGGGAGACGGTGTTAGTGCAAATGCGACGGTGGCGGTAGAGGAAGGggagcaggaggaggaggacggcgGGGCGGAAGGGATGGCGGTAAAGATTGTGTTGGCCTGGGCCGGTTTCACCGTCGCGGTGGAAAGATTTGCGAACGAAATCTTTGAACGATCGGTCAGCGTGAATTGCTGATTATCGGGAAGGACTAGGGCAAACTGGAATTGAGAGAAGTGTACAGGTAAGTAAGTTGGAAGAACCGTTAGTCAAAGGAACGCATGGACCAGACAAGAAGAAACGAGTGAGGCAAAGGAAGCGGTAACAGCAAATCGTTCAAAAGCGGCACATACTATACGTTGCACTCACTACTCGAACATCTACTGCAGCAAGATGCATTTCGCAAGGATCAGGCCAAGCCAATTGTCTCTAGGTACGAACGAGATTAAGTGAACtattgcaaacaaaaagcaaaaagaaaacttttacGAGACTAAAGGTGCTTTTTAAGGGTAGCAGCTAAGCTAGGCTCTAGCGTACATACACTCCACTACAAACTACGCAAGTAACGGAATTGATCTACACATTCGCCTGGCAGGGAGTCTCTCTGTCGAGCGTTGCAAAACTACACTGGGCTCCACTAGCGGTCGGGCCAATTGGGGGCTTTTCTTCCTAAGGCTAGTATCTACAGCATTCCAGGAAAATGGGATGAAAACAGGGCGGTGGGGTCGGTGGTTCAGCTACAAATAAAAGGGGACAATTCAGAAAAGCGTCGTTCCAGCAGCAAAGACTGTCGCCTGCCAGAACGACTGTTGCTTGTCGTGTTTGTTTTCGGTTGTTTGCGGTGAAAAGGGCGAGGGCCGGTTTGGGGATGGTTGTGGTGCACGCGAGGCGGAACGGCAAGGAGTAGGATGGGGGTGTAGATGAGCAAAATGAGGTGAAAGCGAATTGCATAGTTTGGAGCAATAAAAGCTAATTCAATCTACTGGAAACATTCGCTAACGAGAGAAATGTTAAAAAAGGCAGCAGCTGCATGGTGGTGTGCAGCTCACTACTACAAACCTGAGGACACAGCATCAATTTCTGCCGGCCCGGTAGTCGTTGCGTTGCGTGGGGCGCCAGGATGGTGGTcgtggtgttgttgctgagcCCGGCACTGGCGCTTACGGCACTGGCCGGTAACACCGTCGTCAGGTCGGTCGCGCCACTACTGTTGGCGGAGAACGCACCGGTACCGGGCGGCTGCAGCGGGTGCAGTGCGGCAACCGAGGACAGTGTCAACGAGGACGGTAGCGAAGCAACGGATGACGGCGTGGAGGATGACGGCACCGGTAGAACTGTTGAAGTTGTTGGATTAATCATTATAATCGTCTGTTtcgtgttgttgctgtggtggtggttgttgatAATGCTTGAATTGTTTGTGggagcagtggtggtggtggtggtgttcgtGGTTGTAATGGTCGTGAAGGACAGATTGGTTAGTGGGTGATGATCGGTCGAGAGGGAGGAAGTGGTGGCAGTGGTCGTGATGCCCGGTCTACTAATACTGTACGTCAACCGCTTCGCGCCAGTGTTAGTGCTGCTGGATGAGGAAGCGTTAGTAGCAGATGCGGCCATAACGGCGCTGGTAGTGAAGGTGTTATGGTCAGACACAGCGATACAGCTGGGGATGCTATTAGTACACACATTCGCATTGCCTACACTAGCACATTTGGTTGGGGAGATGGTTGAGGAGGAGGTGGGTGAGGTGAATGACGCAACGCTTGCACCGGtttgcagtagcagcagcttaTGATCGTCATCCTTGCTGGCCACCGTTGACAGTGTTTCCTTGCTGCTCGCTTCCTTCTGTGTCGCTGGTGCGGTCGTGCATGCACCGTGCAGCAACAATTCGTTTAACGATGCTTGCGAAAGGACAATTATGCTGCCGGTTGGTAGCGACGTGGTGCTGGTGCTACTATTCGCATTCGAAGCCGATCCCAACAGCATCCCGTTCGGCGTTCCAATCGTTCCAGAGGCACTGGCAAATGGTAGCGTGAACGGCGATCCAACCGTTGGGGCGGTGGTTGCATTCGGTTGCTTCAGCTGCACAGGACGTTCAATTAGAATTGTTTCGTACACTATCGAAGGTGCTGTCGGTTGTTCCGAACCAGGGGGCACATCGTCACCCTTAGTGCGTAACTGTTGGTGGTTTGCAGACACGAACGGCATGCTGCTGCTCACTTTAGCAAATATTGGAAGAGACTGTTGCTGAGAAGGGCGCAGGAGGGTGGTACTGCCcgtcccaccaccaccaggtgCGTTGATGATGAATGCAGCCGCTGCAGTACCGCTGCCTTGAGCAGCTCCAGCGATTCTCGTTGTTCCGTTGCAGGATGTCGttgcaggtggtggtggtttggcaGCCACCGCCGTCAGCTGTTTCGTTGCAATACTGTTTGCCACATTCACCACATTCAACGTTCTGTTCGCTGTGTGAGCGATGAGCGGTGGTGCGGTGATGGTGTCAGATGAAGCAGAAATCTTATCGCTATGTACAACATCAAACGGACAGGATGGCTTGGCGGTGGTGGAATTTGTAGTAGAGTTAGtgatagtggtggtggtggtggtagtaagCGATGCCGTACTACAGGTACTAGCATCGATGATAGCAACACCGGAAGTAGTAGAACGAGCGGTATTGTCTATGCAATGTGTCGTGGATGATGAAAGCTGATGGTTAGAATGATGGGCAACATCGAGATGAGAAGTCGGATGATGATTGGCTTCGGTGTTATTTGTACCGCTCGtgttgtgatgatgatgattaggTTCGTTCGCACGGTTAGCAGTGTTAGTGGTGATggtagaagtagaagtagaagtagCAGTGTGCACAACATCCATGATTAGTTTACCTTGTTTCATGCTCATCACTATTGCGTTAGTACTAGGCTTAAGGTTTGCATTGCTACTGGTGGCCGAATGGCCACCGTTAACGTTCGAAATCGTGTAACAGATGGTGGGATTAAGCTCTAACAGCGATTTACatttggtgctgctgttgctcagCCCGCTCCCACCGCTTTCCGACGagcagctgctgctcggtGGGGTAACGGTCAGCGTTGAGTGGGCTGCCGCCGTCATGGATTCCGTGCCGCTACTGCTTACGGCCAGCAGCagtttgtgctgctgctggtcattGCCGTGATAAAGCGCTgtcggttgctgctgcagctgataTTGCTCCTTTATTGCGGCGGTGGAAAAGTTAAATATGGTATCGACATTGCTCCGAGCgttactggtggtggtggtgagattTTCTGCCGGTTCCATCTTGACCGTAGACACTGTTGGCGTTGAGGAGGCTGGCGAAAGCAGATACGATGATGGGTGGTCCTGTTTTCCCAGTGTTTTGGGGCTCTGGGGCATCGTTTTAAATGCTCCGCCTGAAATGGTTAATCACACGAACAGCGTTACCACTTGAGAAAGCAAAGCGGGTAGTGTGTCTTCACTTACCCGTTGGCTGGAATGGTGAAACACCGACTGGATTTTTCGGACTGCTGTACGCGTACCCGAtcgggtgatggtggtggtggtggtgtggatgGGAGTGATGATGCTGATAGATGCTACCACCGCCCTGtccactagcagcagcagcagcagcactactgCCAGAAGAAGTAATGTTGCTACCACCATTACTGTCCCCTCCCGAGCTGGCGGTAATATGTCCGCCTGTGCCGGAACTGATAGTCCCCCCACTATCACTACCCATCTGCTGTTGACGTATCGCGCCCGCTTTAATCGGTTTCGGTTTGCACGTCAGCAATGATCCGGCAGATGCTTCCAGCGAGGAAGCGTTAGATCCACCGGGTGTGGTTGGTGGGCCGCCGCCTGTATTTGCTGCTCCGTTGCTTGCCGTCGTCGTCAGGGTTTTGATCGAGTAGTCCGTCGCTACGTCCCCATTGCTACCGTGATGGTAATCGTTTGAAACCGTCGATTGTGAAACCTGAAAAGGGGGCATTATCAAACATTTAGAGGGGAAGAGCGCTAATGAATGCCACTCAAAACGCAAAAGACCGCGAGATTTCCCCCATCGCGCGGGCACTaggcgcaaacaaaaaatcttaaaacagGGAAAGAAAGAGCACAGCGAAAACGATGGGCGAACCCGTACCTTTGTGGAAGAGCTAGCAGCGTTAGATGGGGCAGTAGTTACTTTGTGCCTGATTTCCTCATGGTCTTGCTTGCCCTGAGCGTTGCCGCCAGAGCTTTCCTCCACGTCTGAATCGCTTACCTTTTCGGCACATTTCAGATCGAGCTCTGACACGTCGTTCGGCTGCGCAGTTGAGGAGGATGGCAGCACCGTTGCTGGGTGCGCGTCCTCGCTCGCCATCTGCTGCTGGTCCTCGTCCGTCACGCCCGCATCGCCTTCATCCATCTTCTCGTCCGTGATGGAAATGTCCATCTGATCATCGCTTTTGTCTCGATCTTCCTTATCGGCATAGCGTTGGGCTGGAGGCGAGGATATGCTCGCTGCGGTATCGACGACCATCGCTTCCGGATTGCTGTGGCTTCCCGTATTGCTTGAAGCTGCTGAACCGTGGTTGGCCGTTGTCGTCGGtggcagcatcatcatcatgctggacgatgacgacgacggtgtCACTGGTTCAGCCGTTTCGTCGATTGTGTTGTACGGCGCCACGGTCAGCGGAATTATGTCGCCGCTTCCACCCGACCCGGCACAACTCACCGACGACGCGACTTCCGATGGCGTTTTTGGACTCTTCTCGTCGAACGAATCGTTTCCGTCGAAGGAATCGATCCGACCACGGCCACTGGCACCGCCTGCCGATACCAGCACACCGCCACTGGCCGGTACCCCGCCGGCGCCCTCCTTCGCGGATGATGAAGATTTGCGACGATCCTTCGAGCACCATTTCCATTCGGGGTGGGCCTTGAAGTGCGCTTCCTTCACCTCACTCGCCAGCTCGTGGTATTTGGTTTTCTCTTCCGGCTTCAGCGCGTACCACCATTCGCCGAGAATTTTGCTCACCGTTCGATTGTCCTGGTTCGGGTGCTTCTGGTGCACGAGCGCCCGGTGCCGTTTGGAGAAGATCATGAACGCGTTCATGGGGCGCCGAATTTTAGCATCCTTCTTGTTGCTTAACGGACTCTGCGGTTCTTTCGGTGTGCCGTTACCACTTCCACCACCGctaccaccgccaccgttcGATACTGCGGCCGCCTGCAGTGCAGCACTGCACGATTGCGTTCGCCGCTTTGCGATCGACTCGGCGCTTTCGCTCGAACATGCCTTACTGCTAGGCACCGTCACGGGCGCTTCAATGTCCATTCCGCGCAGGAGCTGATGGTTTCCTCCGCTGCCGCCACCACTAGCGTCACCACCtcctgccgccgccgccgccgccgcatACCGACTGCTTGTTTGGTTGTTCGTGTTGGGTACTGTTTTCACGGGCTCTGCTTCAAAGACATCATCGTCTCCCTGGTCGTCATCGTCGATGGAAACCATATcctccgctgctgctgctgcttgggacggcggcggtggtggtgaagaGTACATCTTGGATGGTGCAATGATCATCGAAGAGGTAGcggacgacgaagacgacTTTGCTGTCGTTGTGGAGGGGCTTCCAATCGACGGCGGTTGTGAGGCAACAACCGACGCCGCCACGGATGATGGTGGGCCGGCAGCagggactgctgctgctactgttgcgGGTGGTCCATAGGTCTGCGAGTGCGCCACGTGCGCgtagtggtggtgttgatgATGTGGATGGTGGTTGCTCTTGGCGATCGCTGACGGACTATGTATGATCGGAAGCAATGCATGCCATTGATAGGTGGAACCCGTGCTAATGCCGTTTTTTGGCACCGTTAAggactgctgctgttgggtggTCAATACCACGgtatgttgttgctgctgctgctgttgctgctgctgctgctgctgtatgaTTGAGTGATGATGGTGAGCTTGAACAGGCGACTGCGAAACAATCTGAACCTGACCGGAAGTTGGTTGCGATCGACTTGTCGTTACCAATGCGTGAGGTTGCTCTTGCTgttcatgctgctgctgctgctgctgttgttgctgctgctgttgctgttgttgcaagGGAAGtggttgatgctgttgttgatgctgAACAACCCCATTTGAAGCTAAAGATTCCACGTGCGCTTGCTGCTGAGCAGCCGAAGACGATTGTGTCACTGTGGAACTGTTGCCTCCCACATGTAACGGATACGTGGCGTAGATGGCCGACGGATGTGTCGAATGCTGGGAATACAGGGGTGACATCCGAATGACGCTAGTCGCATGACCGGTCGGTGGAGGAGCAGTAGCATTGCTCGTTGGCGGTTGTATTGGTCGCAATGACTCCGGACGAATCAACGGATGGTGATGGCTTCCGGTAGTGGTACCGCTACCCCCAATCCCGATACCACCGCCAATGGTGTGCGATGGATTCGGGCTCGGAGTGTTCGTTTTGTACTTGCTGGTGCCACTACCGACACTGCCATGCAGTTCGCTGGACGGCGCCGGGCTGCCGATCGGCAGAAAGAGGTTCTGTCGATTGCCGATCATTACCGGCGATTGCGTTGCTAGCGGAGACGATCCGTGCCCCGTCGGAGAGGAGAAGGAATTGCTAGGTGTCGCCGAACGAGAACTGCTGAGCGATACTGTGGGGAAAAGCCGGAAGGTACGAGAGGAACGATTAGAATATGAACTTTAAATGTTGTTACGATTATTGAATCTGTATTGCTGTATCCACACATTGGATTAATTTGTGTTGTTAGTGAAACTGACACACAAAACAGCTTCCTAGCGTCAACTACGGTTTACTATTCATTTACTAAGATGTGCTAGTGAAATATATATCTCCACACTACTAATTTGACACTTCTCTGATGAATAAATTGTAGCTCACTCATACACTTCCACGCATGAAAAAAGTGATTTTATAAGATGGAGGAGGAGATCGATTGATTGCTCGCACGAAGCGTTTAGCTacggaaaaaaataaaacctcgttccttttgcttcctttACAGTAACTAACAATTACATGTGTCTCGTACGTAtaaccacaaacaaaaactcctAAGTAGAACAATTCAGTTCACTTACGAAGGCACTTGATGTAGAGCTCGGCTCCACTTTGCAGATCGTACATGTTCATGTTCATAAAGTTCATAATGTTTGCACTAAACTTTTATTAAAAAGCGTTATCAACGCACGCTTCACGAATGgctaacaataataataacaaatgCTTTCACTGTAATTTCACTGACACGCACGGTGGAGCTTGTGCTTGGGCGTTGGTACACCGGTCGACTGAATTGAAAGAAGCGACCTCGTGCAAGCGAGTCCTACATACAGAGTCCTTCTCCAAACAGATTTTCTCATAGATAGCTATCTACTACTACCGACGTACTGCGGCACATTTACACACCAACGACTCATTATTGTCCGTTTCGAACCCATACGCGATTAATTCAACGATCGTTGTTCAGCGAACGAAGAACGCACacgtgtgtgttagtgtgtgttcTGATGTCTCCGATCGTTGATGAACGGATAGGATTTGGTGTGGTTCTTATGcttatgtgtgtttgtatgcgaAATGCGAAATTCGCTGATAAAGTACCGTTACCACCGATCGGTTCTTGCGACCGACGCCGAATcgaactacacacacacacacacgatccaCTACATCGAATTAAATTTTGTGGGTTTATATGTGTACAAAAAGTCGTcgaattttctttaaataatattattttaattttgttcgacgttttgaaacatttggaAATGCTTTTGTCAGGGGCGGCACACATTAAAAGAGTGTCATACATTTCAGGGGTTTTCAACGTACGACAATAaggatttttataaaaacaaataaaattttggATTGCGTATGTCGCACTTTGCACAACTCGTGTGTGACTAATTTTTACTTTACAGAAAATAAGACAGTGAAAATTTGTGACTTACCCAGCATATTAGCAGCATCCGTTTCATCCTGATCAAAGCGTCCCGTGACGCGGTAGTGGGGCGATGTTTCTGAATCTCGCGATGTTTCCTCATCCAGCTGCGTTTTACTGCTTGATCGACTGCTGTTAAAGGAACACGAAGTGTAAATTACAACTAATCTCTTACGTTGGGAAAAAACAGCGTACCTATTGAAGTGGTTCGTCACCGAGCTGGTAGACGACCGAAGGGCATTGCTGCCTTTCTGGCTGAGATGCCGCGAGCAGTAGCCTCGTCGTTGAGATTCCTTCGAACATGATTCGTTCGAGCACAGCCTGCGCCACTGCTTGCCGTTGAATTTTTTTCGTATCCCGGTCGGCGTTGATACGACGTCTCCCTTCTTAAACCGGTGCGGTGTCGCCGCTTGAGATCTGATGGTGAAATGAAGAACCGCAAGCGTTAGAGCGTTAGTAGAGTTAAATGATCAACG from Anopheles stephensi strain Indian chromosome 2, UCI_ANSTEP_V1.0, whole genome shotgun sequence includes the following:
- the LOC118508524 gene encoding uncharacterized protein LOC118508524 isoform X5, whose translation is MIPQKQPPPATVPASASSSLSSATQQQSVNASVSGTHSNNSMTTTVVAVNTGPGTAATVGSASGTGSAMGSSTTTTTERTVLAEKSTVQNATPRQHPKKRKFDLAELEEMETHRPVPPPPMLVPPAPTSSPCSGAHGGKQEAQPMDTEGGGGREVERDGGNRGEEADLSQRSSCTAGTAVFRKGEPEENGSFGAYHYGATNGNFGRDSVTGTHMATDARTVNQSAYENTIQSERAHRELAGSRERVLNCTGQRSQASSSPGQGGSASSGGGGLITAQHQQHRASPGSAETALINLTSVPTTATLLTMVPASNSGNNGKAHHLQQRPGAGSLYAHQVHLQQQPPPPLPPNAGRQSPGMIAASSSGSSSNSISYTNNTSSISNSSSNGATSTASSSSSSSSTIATMNRSQSYTISTITLQQPSPSSTASPPGAIDPSSPLLQQQQQNQHPHSAHQQQQQQHPIIAHNRQILLAVDPATIRHHQQQQQHQQQQQVLRLQPTSTPPDTYYISNKKLHTTPAYGSPGSYKPSPTPPSAGSAVATSTPSPVHQLAASTSFSVPQHHYQHQQHTALLHQPPPSQHSQQQFRQQSPPSSSATAASQQEAATPLIDLSEWINHRVLARRKEVYDSGRIRATSAPGTVVIGFDQPEGSHQTYQGVLDDMHRQQDIIDDVCPALADLQPGVRVCVRATCVHPHPVLSNGGDVFIEGIVKEVHGNKKQFSVQILSPSVADKQELRIVKRVDMRLLKPPWWDELQDALDNYSGHTTLPAGSMADCGSTRRNTLTLDQHRPQDGETVVKAQQPQQPAIVSYVLTTSANSDHHLHAAGANQLVAGVSSGPGSGQPSTTIIYTSGAPYKNSISITQGRGMGSAGIRYDPSLGAGTSLEQQQLKQHLHVPLQLQHVMPAGTGEEQHQYRSAATSPFQSVQLADRERDGMDAASSHYTGAHSRSHSLHHVAHPVQVGLSPAPAHSSSNTIGGGTSGSGGAGTNSGSSVLRTLSPDDLRITNRSYDNESDDEVRSSFPMEGETEKYSGSSKRSSMQSRGSTSSLLDQRSTPRSQPATPRSQAATPHRFKKGDVVSTPTGIRKKFNGKQWRRLCSNESCSKESQRRGYCSRHLSQKGSNALRSSTSSVTNHFNRYAVFSQRKRLVVIYTSCSFNSSRSSSKTQLDEETSRDSETSPHYRVTGRFDQDETDAANMLVSLSSSRSATPSNSFSSPTGHGSSPLATQSPVMIGNRQNLFLPIGSPAPSSELHGSVGSGTSKYKTNTPSPNPSHTIGGGIGIGGSGTTTGSHHHPLIRPESLRPIQPPTSNATAPPPTGHATSVIRMSPLYSQHSTHPSAIYATYPLHVGGNSSTVTQSSSAAQQQAHVESLASNGVVQHQQQHQPLPLQQQQQQQQQQQQQQQHEQQEQPHALVTTSRSQPTSGQVQIVSQSPVQAHHHHSIIQQQQQQQQQQQQQHTVVLTTQQQQSLTVPKNGISTGSTYQWHALLPIIHSPSAIAKSNHHPHHQHHHYAHVAHSQTYGPPATVAAAVPAAGPPSSVAASVVASQPPSIGSPSTTTAKSSSSSATSSMIIAPSKMYSSPPPPPSQAAAAAEDMVSIDDDDQGDDDVFEAEPVKTVPNTNNQTSSRYAAAAAAAGGGDASGGGSGGNHQLLRGMDIEAPVTVPSSKACSSESAESIAKRRTQSCSAALQAAAVSNGGGGSGGGSGNGTPKEPQSPLSNKKDAKIRRPMNAFMIFSKRHRALVHQKHPNQDNRTVSKILGEWWYALKPEEKTKYHELASEVKEAHFKAHPEWKWCSKDRRKSSSSAKEGAGGVPASGGVLVSAGGASGRGRIDSFDGNDSFDEKSPKTPSEVASSVSCAGSGGSGDIIPLTVAPYNTIDETAEPVTPSSSSSSMMMMLPPTTTANHGSAASSNTGSHSNPEAMVVDTAASISSPPAQRYADKEDRDKSDDQMDISITDEKMDEGDAGVTDEDQQQMASEDAHPATVLPSSSTAQPNDVSELDLKCAEKVSDSDVEESSGGNAQGKQDHEEIRHKVTTAPSNAASSSTKVSQSTVSNDYHHGSNGDVATDYSIKTLTTTASNGAANTGGGPPTTPGGSNASSLEASAGSLLTCKPKPIKAGAIRQQQMGSDSGGTISSGTGGHITASSGGDSNGGSNITSSGSSAAAAAASGQGGGSIYQHHHSHPHHHHHHHPIGYAYSSPKNPVGVSPFQPTGGAFKTMPQSPKTLGKQDHPSSYLLSPASSTPTVSTVKMEPAENLTTTTSNARSNVDTIFNFSTAAIKEQYQLQQQPTALYHGNDQQQHKLLLAVSSSGTESMTAAAHSTLTVTPPSSSCSSESGGSGLSNSSTKFLPVPSSSTPSSVASLPSSLTLSSVAALHPLQPPGTGAFSANSSGATDLTTVLPASAVSASAGLSNNTTTTILAPHATQRLPGRQKLMLCPQGYPTAQMQPSQAHHNQQHQYATIKQEPPESPGAKHFLPVTPVSSSTTTNSGSSYGSSNANSSHQSDVVMVAAATPGSSANSATETDPSREEDMEEDYADGDGGGGGDAGADGAGGGPPPESKKFILAPTPAQLGRAPLQRRQMSSGGCNSNSNSNSGMMQSDQQQPQPQPPPPLSGNSIAQQQTTPMDDDGGADDAAGRQSSSNGQTNHHPHHQQQHASMPSALPTPTSASMEEYHSQISPSAAKKAFFRKAKPDDMDNVLRQVDFEKKFKTLPQFKPEDCHSPSAIMASSPRVFTQNYRKKQTTTHKTLPDDEQHSNLHSDGSVPPLSSTATPSSSYVIGNRFFGPDFNMEQYKELSAEMGRSGGGASVGGSGTVVGGGAGADDRSPRTPKTPSQRSVNSAEEKGHRKILEQRRNLVVQLFNEHGMFPSTHATNSFQLAHSDIFPNKQSLQLKIREVRQKSMAQQPGFTPQSAGPITPTEVNNGQSDSNQQHSIHHQHSQQQLHHLHQPQQQQQQPEHSTN